GTGGTGTTTGTGTTATGATCTATGTAGTATTTTCTCCCTCTCATTGTCCAGTCCACAGACCAGCCAGGAGGAAGGGGTAAATCTTCAGATCCATGGTTAGTTAAATTCCCTAAAGATGTAGCCGTGACTCTCCCAATACCtatggagaaaaggaaatggagcAAGTACTTGAATACCTGTTAGATCTCATTACTGTGTCAGTGTAAAACGGCCACAAAATCACACTACTattaaagcagaaaggaagagctaaaatttgaaacaaatatGAGTTTTAGCTTGTTTGAATTTTCTATCACTGAGGCACagaaacacttaaatatttatactgctaaagaaaaagtgaagaaagaaaaaaaatctcagtcaaGATTTAAGATTTGACATttcatctaaaacaaaacaaaacaaaaagtaaacttgtaaaaccactcccaatttataactttttaaaaaaaatctagctgtGTCCTAGAATTAAGTAATATTATCAAGGCAGGTTATATAGTCAACATGCAAAAATATACACCAAATAGCCACATGCTGACCACAAGCAGAAATAAAGTTAATGAATAACAACACTTATAATGGCTCTAAAAATCAAAAAGCCACGTTTCCAACTATCTgaagtatacattttaaaatatatactatatatttaatatatttggcTAAGCAACATGTTTAACTTTAAGAAATAACTTTCATTTTCAACTCGCTTGAAATTACACTGACAATCCTAAACTGACTGAAATGTCAGAATCCCCTGCTTCTGAGAAGAGCAGTGTTTTCTATCGGTCATTTCAGTATCTATGCAAACAGCAATGACAAAAAGTAATTCAGAAGAAACATTACGATCAAGGCAAACGCTTCTACTCAAACTATGACATTTTAAAGGAGGAAATGgtaaatttataaacaaatacagGTTATTGGCAGGTGGTTTAAAAACAGTATTCACTTAATATACAACATACAAATGGTAAATGCAAAAAGCTAGTTACTACAGCATAGTCTTATAGAAAGGCTAGCAAGAAACCAATCTTGACATTGTAGGTGATTATGCTATTGgatgcagagcagagcagagcagagcagagcagagcagagcagagcagagcagagcagagcagagcagagcagagcagaattCTGGACTAGGGAGCTGTACACATAAAGATGCTCACTACTTTCCACCctgagtaagagtaagagagaaagccaggcaggcagggcaactctcgcctgtaatcccagcacttgagagactgtGGAAGAAAGAATGCCACAAATTAGAAGCTATCCTAGGCTAgctagtgagttctaagccagcctgagctagagagagaccctgtctcaaaccccaccccaccccaccccaaacaagGAGCGAAAAAAGTGCAGGTAACATGCTTCCTGTATATAATTATACTTAAAATAGTCCCGTGCTCCACCATTCCAGACTTCCTGGTATTCACCTGTCTGTGAGCAATAATTTATGACAGAAAGGATGATGTGTGATTTCTGGTAGTAAGATACGAAAGGCCATGCAGCTCTGTCCTTAGCAAGCTCACGTGCTTCCCCTGAATTACTCGGGGGAAAGCCAGCTGTTCTAATGTCATAAATAGTGCATCTGATGAGGAACTGAGGCCTCCAGCTAAAATTAAACTCTCTTGCTAACAGCTTTGGGAGTGCTCTCTAAACTATGTGCATCTAAAGAAGTAGCTCTGACTGCCCTGGTGAAACACTGACATAACTGAAACATGAACGAGAGGCCTCCAGTTAGAAAAAGCGAGCtgggtacaaccactctggaagtcagtctggcggtccCTCAGGAaataattggacatagttctaccggaagatccggcaatacctctcctgggcatatacccggaagatgctccaacttgtaataaggacacatgctccactatgttcaacagaggaatggatacagaaaatgtggtacatttacacaatggagtactactcagctattaaaaacaatgaattcatgaaattcttaggcaaatggatggatctggaggatatcatcctgagtgaggtaacccaatcacaaaagaacacacatgatatgcacttactaataagtgggtattagcccagaagctcagaatacccaagatacaatttgcaaaacacatgaagaccaaagtgtggatacttcaatccttagaagggggaacaaaatacccatggaaggagttacagagacaaagttgggagcagagactgaaggactgaCCATCTggaaactgtcccacctggggatcgaccccataaacaaccaccaaacccagacactattgcagatgccaacatgatcttgctgacaggagcctgatatagctgtctcctgagaggctctgccagtgcctgactaatacggaagtgtatgctcacagtcatccattggatggagcacagggtccccagtgaagaagctagagaaagtacccaaggagctgaaggggtttgcaggcccctaggaggagcaacaatatgaactaaccagtaaccccagagctccctgggactaaaccatcaatcaaggaaaacacatggagggaattgaggctccagctgcatatgcagcagaggatgacctagttggtcatcattggaagaagaggcccttggtcctgtgaaggttctatgttccagaataggggaatgccagggactggaagcaggagtaggtgggttggtgagcatggggaggggagaatggaTAGAGGTTTTCGAaggaaaaactaggaaaggggataacatttaaaatgtaaaacgtaaataaagaaaatgtctaataaaacaaacacacacaaaaaggaaacaaCCAGCTGAATTGCTTCTGACATCCTATTCACATAAACTCAAATGTCTGCTATGTCATTGAGTTTAGAGTAGCatacaaaagaaaatcaacagaGATGAGGAAAAAccgtatgtacacatacatgtatttattcttattttcataaaatgatgaaatataagaatacaacaaaaatcaatgaaactgaTGATTTACAGAAGGAACGAGATAATGATAGAAATGATTTTGTTTCCCTAGATCGGCCAGAACTATGCAGTCCAGGCTCATCTCatatctcaaactcacagaaatctgcctgcctctgcctccagagttctgggagtAAAGACACAAGACACCACGAATAGCATCTTAACACATATGCTTGTAGAGGTCCAAAGAGGCCTACGGCTTAGACCAGGCACCTTTTCAAAATCATTTGCTCTCTGAACACTTTTTGGGACAATGTCTCTCAATGAATATAAAGCTCATCAATTGAGCGAGGCTGGCTAGCCAAGGAGCTTCAGAAATTGATCCATCTATCTCTGCCTCACAGCAGAAGCACGGTACCATTCCTGGCAAggttccagggatctgaactcaggccctcatgcttgctcagcTGATACTCTACTGACTGAGGGATCTCCCCAGACCTTGTGCGCTCTTTCTAAATGTGACTGGGATGATGTTCTAAAGTCTGCCTTTATAATAAAAACTACGTCCTACTGCTCTACATAGAAGACACTAGTAGAAACTTACAGTATttcctcaattttattttacaaatcgGAACTCTAAAGCAAATTTCAGTCTTGTATttcatttcttcatatttaaGAATGGGAAGTTAAGGACGAAAAGAATTACAGGTTGAGTATCCCTTATGCAGATGCTTATGACCACGGTGCTTTGGATTTTGAAATTGATGTGTGTGTAATTTACTGGCAAACACACCAAATCTGAACATCAAATTCATGTATGTTTTACATTTCTCTTATAAAAACAGCCTGAAGATAATTTCATATAGTATTTTCAGTATAGCTGCCATTCTGACAATGAACTATGAACTATtacaataatcccagcactaggaagacagaggcaggagaatcattgcAAATCTGAAACTAGTCTGGGCCACACAGTGAATTGCAGACTACCCTTAACTATACAGTGAGACTGTATcttaaaacatatacacacatgcatatgcatatacaaggTTTGAAAAACTGCCTTGATGTGATGTCATGGACATGCTCAAAAAATTTGGATTTTGGAGTGTTTCACAGATCAGATTTCTGGAGTTGGGATATTCAATCTATTTGAGCTGTCAGTGAAAAGTGAAAGTAAGGGCAAAGAACTGAATAAATTAGCTACACCcgcagttcttaacctgtgggttatGACTTTGGTGGTCGAataaccttttcacaggggttgcctaagaccatcagaaaacacagatatttatattatcattcttaacagaagcaaaattatagttacgaagtagtaatgaaaataatgttatggccaGGGGTCAGCACACAAGGTACTGTATGAAAGGCTCACAGCACTAGAGGGTTGAGGACCACGtatctataaaaataataaacacagcTATTGTTTCTGCTCTCCTTCAGCTAAGGGACTGTGTCATCAGTCTCCAGATGAACTGACTCACTCAGTCATTTACCTTATTAAGCATGTCCTTTGTCTAAGGTGCTATGTTCATCACAGCTGAcaccttctcccttctctctccacccctaTTAGGAACCTAGTTCTATGAATTTGGATGTCCCactttcctctgtcccttctaAATCCTGAAGCACATCTTCATTAACTTGCTTTATTAAAATGGTAAccactgggggctggagagatggctcagaggttaagaacacttgctgggGCTACCCGCCTCCATCCATGCCCTCAATCCCCCCCATCCCCAGGTGTGGGGGCTGAGCCCCGGGGTCAGGGAGACCCCGACGAGCCTGACAGGGTCACCATTTGCAGCGCGACAtggcaggagctggaggagggaaTGATATTCAGAGGTTTTATTCTCAGGTGAAAGGAGCAGTAGATGATGACGTAGCAGAAGCAGATATAATTTCTACAGTAGAGTTTAATCATTCTGGAGAATTACTAGCCACAGGAGATAAAGGTGGGAGAGCTGTCATCTTTCAACAAGAGCAGGAGCGCCTTTGACCTGAGGATCTCAAAGTGCTTTAGAAACACGAATGAATTAATCCTCACAACACCCAGTGAGAACAAAATCCAGTCTCACAGCAGAGGAGAATACAATGTTTACAGCACCTTCCAGAGCCACGAGCCAGAATTTGACTACTTGAAAAGCttagaaatagaagagaagatCAACAAAATTAGATGGTTACCCCAGAAAAATGCTGCCCAGTTTTTATTGTCTACCAAcgataaaacaataaaattatggaAAATCAGTTAAAGAGACAAAAGAGACCAGAAGGCTATAACTTgaaagaggaagatggaagatATAGAGATCCTACTACAGTCACTACGCTTCGGGTGCCCGTATTTAGGCCCATGGATCTAATGGTGGAAGCCAGTCCACAGAGAATATTTGCCAACACCCACACTTATCACATCAACTCAATTTCTATCAATAGTGATCATGAAACCTACTTATCAGCAGATGATTTGTTAATTAATCTCTGGCATCTGGAAATTTAATATTGTGGATATCAAGCCTGGCAATGTGGAAGATCTCACGGAGGTGCTCACAGCTGCAGAATTTCACCCCAACAGCTGTCACACGTTTGTGTATACAGCAGCAGTAAAGGGACCATTGGTTATGTGACATGAGGGCATCTGCGCTTTGTGACAGGCATTCTAAACTGTTTGAAGAACCTGAAGATCCCAGCAACAcgtcaattttttttaaaaaataatctcctCTATTTCTGATGTAAAATTCAGCCATAGTGGTCATTATATGATGACTAGAAACTATTTGTTGGTCAAAATTTGGGACTTGAATATGGAAAACAGGCCCGTGGAGACATAGCAGGTACCTGAATACCTCAGAAGTAAACTTTGCTCACTGTATGGAAACGACTGCATATTTGACAGATTTGAATGTTGGTGGAATGGGTCTGACAGTGTTGTCATGACTGGACCCTACAATCATTTCTTCAGAATGTTTGACAGGAACACAAAGCGGGATATAACTCTAGAAACATCACGAGAGAACAATAAGTCTCACACAGTTTGGAAGCCACGCAGAGTCTGTGCAAGCAGCAAGcgaaagaaagatgaaataagtGTTGACAGCCTAGACTTCAACAAGAAAATCCTTCATACAGCCTGGCATCCCAAGGAAAACATCATTGCTGTAGCGACTACAAACAATCTGTATATATTTCAAGACAAAGTGAATTAGGCTGGCTTTCTCTGCAGAGGAGCCACATCCTGCTTAGGGAGATAGTTGAATCTAGCATTCATACCTATAAGAGAGCGGTCCACTGTGGCGCCCCTTTCCAGTGTTTGACAGTGTGCCATTCAACAACACATTTGATAGCCTCATGGAGAAAGCTGTGTGGCTGCATCCCAGGCTGTTTTTCGTGTCTGCTAGCCAtttagggaagggaagggcactTTTGATTTAATGACTTCTTGCACCATCTTGCCTGGGGGACTGGACTGGACTGTGTCAGCATTGATGTACTCCATTTTTTATGCCTTCCATTGTGACGACATCAAACACAGTGAACACTTCAGTCATGGTATGGAATTTGTGTATCCTCGTTACTGTATCATTTGTGGGGTACAACCCTcccctcttttttaaattaaatacagctcattctaaaaaaaaaaaaaaaagaagaacacttgctggtcttgcagaggacatgggttctgTTCCCATATGGCAGCTTACGAGTGCTTACAACTCCACTTCAGAGGATCCGATGCTCTTTTAGTACTTGAGCACAGTGCCCACACATTGCATGCCtagtgcctacagaagccagaagtgggcatcgaattcccttgaactggagttataggttgtgagcctccacatAAATGCTAGGAAGTGAACCCAGTCCTCTGAaacaacagccagtgctcttaagcacagtgccatctctccaggcatTGACCTTGAGCTATGCAATGGCTTATTTCAAGTCTAAACCTTCTGTTGGACCATGAATCTCCATTTCACCTTACTATCGTATTTCTTAAACTACGTAGGAATATAGTCTCTTAAATTTAAGCCACCCCTTCGGTTTGCAGTGGGTATTCCCAATTTTCAACCTCAAATGTCTTTCTTCTGCCTTGTTAATGTCCAGTCCAAGCTCAAAGCCTACTTCAAACTTTCTCTGCTCCTTGGAGTGTGCATTCCTTAAGTAGTCCAGTTACAGTGGTCTTTCTCTGCTCCCTCAACAGTGAGGACTACAAAGTATAACCATTAGTTGTTCCAGGACTATTAAGTGTATGCTGGTTTTGTCTCACTAAATAAGGTATCCCAAGAGGATCAAGAAAAGGCTaaacatataattaatatttaataaaagcaaACTTCATGGCTGATACAGTTATGTTCCAAACTGTTAAGTCAGTTTATTAGAAGCTGTGGCCACTAAAAAGCAAACCAACCTCACACATTTATCTTTACCCTGCCAAATTTAAAGCCTAACAGTTACTAAACAGGATAAAAGTTCTCTTTTTAGCTTCTACCAGTTCATCTACAGTAATGGCCATTTTAGAAATTAAGTGGAGCTGCACCATTCCTTAACCCCCACCTCGGAGGAGCACTTCCAGGTCAAGGGGAAAGGAAGGGCCGGGGTTTCCTGCCTGTTACAAAAAAAGGCGTGTCTCACACAAAGTTAGCATATGCTCAGTCTTTTTAACCAACCCAGGGAATAGTAATTGCctacaaaaagccaaaaatataacATAGAGGACAGACACAAGAATTCTGTTCttcattttaagttaaaaacTACTAGCAAGCAGGAGGAAGCAAGAAGTGCAAAATGGAAAACTCCCTCTTAGagtatatttggttttgttttgctttttttgctttCCAAGAAAATCCTCAGGTcaccttttaaattaaaatatcagtATGAATAAACCAGTGTGCTGTTTATTATATGAAGTTACCTGAAGTGTGCCTCCCCTGACTCTGTGGCAGTCTTTGGAAGAGATCATGGTTGTATTCATAATATCTGTAGTCCTCTTGTGCGCGATCTCCAAGTGGCCGCCTTCTCTGACCATCAAAAAAGTGATCTGAGTACAAGAAGCGGGAGCCAGAGTCTCCATTCTCACCAGCAAAACTAACTTCTGTCAAAAATGACTGTGATGAGCCACACTCTCGAGGGACATCTGCTAGGCTCCTGACAAGGTAAGAAGGGGCAGACAATCTGTGGCTTTCTCTTCTCATTACTTCATGAGGCGTCCTTTGAATTGCAGTTCTCAGAAAACTCTGGTTTCTTGAAACTATACCATCTCCAGAAGCTGAGAAAGCACTTGCACTTGAATCTGGAAGACAGAGATCAGTCCGTCTGGGAATTGTTGGACCGTGCCGAATAAATGAAGGCATGAGAtctacaataaaacaaatataatcaCCATTTCATTAAGTCAGTACACTCGTCTAAAGTTATTTATGTCTACTATCCTGAGatcaaaatatcaaacaaaagggcataagaaaacaaattttaaagtttaagaCAATACTAGAACTTTAAATGAAGATTATTTTCCCAAGCACATACATTTATAATCTGCTCTAATCTGCAGGTGTAAACTCAGCGACAAACGAATGGATGCTGCATATGGCCATACATGATACAATGTCACTAAGCTGAAAGTAATCTGACAAACCATTCCTTTACCAGCATCATGTATGAGGACAGTTTGGTGTTTTCACTTGATTTAAGTACCACCAAGAATCTTTCTTCACAAACAcagtttcattaaaataaaaaatacgcAAAGTCAGATTTCCTGTAaaagattttttattaatttttttttgtctttctaccAGGAATTACCCAGTTCTAAGCACAATTATCACAACTAGAAAGCAAGACCTTTCAGTgtagaaactgaaaaataaaatcatctacTTCCAAAGATGCACACAAACCCTGGATCTACTGAAAAAGCCTGGGAAGAATTATAGCTCCTTTAAAAGCAGATAACCCAAACCAAGGTCCTGGCTGCTGAAATCAGAATGTGCAAACAGCTTTCATGTTCTTAGAAAGCAACTACCTTTAAAATATGAAACCTGGATATAGAGcacattttctgaattcattAAATCAATGTCACTAAGGGTGTCAGAAGTTAACACTACAATAACTTAATATTGGAATAATTAACTGTCGATGGCACAAATTCTGTATGGAATCATTCACTAAAAGACTCAACAAGTGGCATGACTTCAAATGATGCTTAATAAACTTTATTTGCAGCAAAAAATAAGCTATCAcctaaaaaacagaaaaacaagctcTTAAAAATGGTTTCAGTTACTGACAACTGTGTTGTCTAGCACTCCAACTACTAACAGAACCTGTAAGGCTTGACACATGGTCACAATGGAAAAATATGCTCTCCACCCCTTTCTGCGGGATCCTGGGCAAATACTAGGAACCCCTGTGAGCAGCTTTCCCAATTACAACATGAGGTAATGCTTAATTTAAGTCACACGGTTACTTCCAGTTTCCAAGAAGGAAACTTACACAAGGGGTCCAGCTCCTAGAATGGGAACCAAAGGATTAGCTGACTAcccaagaattttaaaaaaggagaatcAAGGCGTTCaagttaaaaattcaaatattttaaacgGAGAAGAAAAGCTACGTACGGGAGGGGACAGAACATATGCCGGAAAGAGGGATAAAGTTAGGAACTTGCCTGGTATGGCTGAAATTATTCTGAatactttgcttttttaaattattattattattattattattattattattattattatttaaattttaggaGCAAAGCCTAATCCAAATACGTTAATGGCTTGTCTACTCTGGGAAATGAAAAGACTCTGAGACTCTGGGTAGTGGCTACAAGTATCAGGTTCTTTGCCTCACAAGTCTGTGTCCCGCTGCAGGACTAAGGaatctccattctctctctctctctctctctctctctctctctctctctctctctctctcttctctgtctccgtgtgtgtgtgtgtgtgtgtgtgtgtgtgtgtgtgtgtgtgtgtgtgttacttaggGCGCTGGTAGTGGCTACAAGTATCAAGTATCAGGTTCTTTGCCTGACAAGTTTGTGTCCCGCTGCAGGACTAAGGAATCCACtctcgagagagagagagagtgtgtgagtgtgtgtgtgtgtgtgtgtgtgtgtgtgtgtgtgtgtgtgtgtgtgtctcgacGAGTGACGCCCGCGATGGTCGCAAACGCCGGGCCAGGACGTACCCAGCAGAGAGGTGCCTGGGTCGAAGCACTTTTTCCCCAACACCAGGGACAGCCATGCATTTCCCAGAGTCGGTCTTCCAGCACCACCCGAGGCTGCGCCGGGTCCCCACCCGCCACCGCCCACGACACTCACTCCGCAGCAGGGGCGACGTCTCCTTCTTCACGTACTTGCCCTGCACCTCGGCCGGCTTAGACACCTCGTTTTTGGTTTTCTTGCGGGACAGCATCCTCGCGGACGACTCCCGCCGCCGCCCCAGCAGCCTCGCTAGGGCCGCGAGCCCGCAGCCCGCCGCCGCCTCccgggccgccgccgccgccttcGCCTCGGGTCTCCGCCGCCCGCGCCCGCCCGCAGGCTCCGCCGCATGTTGGCCGCGCTAAGCGCGCCCGCCGCCGCTCAGTCGCAGGGCAGCTCCTCCCGGGAAGTCAGCCGGCTCAACGACGCCGCCCGAGGCCGCCTTGGGACAGGGCCGCGGCCGCCCACCAGGGCCATGGTCCGCCGCCCGGAGCCGCTACCGCTGCGGCCACCGCCTACGTCCGGTAAACTTTCCCCGCGCCGCTGGGAATGCTGGGAAAGCCGACGCGCACGGGCCGCCCCTCCCCCGCCGGGCGCGGACGCGGCTGCATGCGGGGACTcgcggcgggcgggcgggcggctaACGGGCCGGGTGTGGCGACCACCGCGGCCCTCAGTGCGGCTGCGCGGGCCGGCTCCCGCCGCTGGGAGCTCGAGTCCGGGCGGTCCGGAGCCCGCTGGGCGGCGAGCGGCTCTCGCCTAGGACTTGCCGACCGCCCTGCTGCCAGCAACCGCAGCCGCGTGTCCTGGTTGCTGAGGGAAGGCAGCCCTCGGGTGTGCTGGGTTGATGGGGACGCGGGACCGGACGACTGCGAGGGCTACACCTAGTAACATAGATGACTCTTCTGGTGACAGCGTGACTACTGTAAAAACCGAGTCTCCGTTTCTTCTGTCCTCTTATCTCCCCCAACCCTTGGTAGCCCACCCCCTTTTGTgcccccccaccacacccccatcCGCACTTTCGGattaaaaaagaagatggagTTTCTACAGCTCCTAAAGATAAATTTGACGTTAGTgtatttatttcatcattttaatatgtatatttaataacCACATGCATTCTCTTGCAGTTAAGTCTTAGAATCTTGAAGC
This genomic window from Mus caroli chromosome 12, CAROLI_EIJ_v1.1, whole genome shotgun sequence contains:
- the LOC115032773 gene encoding uncharacterized protein LOC115032773; this encodes MLLGVALAVVRSRVPINPAHPRAAFPQQPGHAAAVAGSRAVAAGAGPRSRTEGRGGRHTRPVSRPPARRESPHAAASAPGGGGAARARRLSQHSQRRGESLPDVGGGRSGSGSGRRTMALVGGRGPVPRRPRAASLSRLTSREELPCD
- the Sav1 gene encoding protein salvador homolog 1, translated to MLSRKKTKNEVSKPAEVQGKYVKKETSPLLRNLMPSFIRHGPTIPRRTDLCLPDSSASAFSASGDGIVSRNQSFLRTAIQRTPHEVMRRESHRLSAPSYLVRSLADVPRECGSSQSFLTEVSFAGENGDSGSRFLYSDHFFDGQRRRPLGDRAQEDYRYYEYNHDLFQRLPQSQGRHTSGIGRVTATSLGNLTNHGSEDLPLPPGWSVDWTMRGRKYYIDHNTNTTHWSHPLEREGLPPGWERVESSEFGTYYVDHTNKRAQYRHPCAPSVPRYDQPPPITYQPQQTERNQSLLVPANPYHTAEIPDWLQVYARAPVKYDHILKWELFQLADLDTYQGMLKLLFMKELEQIVKLYEAYRQALLTELENRKQRQQWYAQQHGKTFLS